One window from the genome of Montipora foliosa isolate CH-2021 chromosome 5, ASM3666993v2, whole genome shotgun sequence encodes:
- the LOC138003706 gene encoding probable N-acetyltransferase CML1 produces MSSSKVIVAKSNSPLAKIKVVNVKIRSYQSSDYDGCRKVFTEGMEQLISLVARVVLPKYCWILAALGVLVSLAAFMWTFWILAFYTFLCVFMMAFLYVNIYIECWKFINSCLATDLKDIEKTYMSGNGSHMWVAEWEGKVVGMVGLVNNCSHKPRVAGLQRMSVSTVCRRMGIAKKLLDELCQHAKDQRFGKLVLTTTSAQIPAVRLYKKWGFNLIAVFPYPRMILGDLQYLCFGLELK; encoded by the coding sequence ATGTCGTCCTCCAAGGTGATTGTTGCAAAGTCAAATTCACCCTTGGCGAAAATTAAAGTAGTTAATGTGAAAATACGCTCGTACCAGAGCTCAGATTATGATGGCTGCCGAAAGGTCTTCACTGAAGGAATGGAACAGTTGATAAGCCTTGTGGCCCGAGTTGTCTTGCCTAAGTACTGTTGGATCCTTGCAGCTCTGGGTGTGCTTGTCAGTCTTGCGGCCTTTATGTGGACATTTTGGATTCTGGCCTTTTACACCTTTCTTTGCGTTTTTATGATGGCCTTTTTATACGTTAACATCTATATTGAATGCTGGAAATTTATCAATTCGTGCTTAGCAACGGACCTAAAGGATATAGAGAAGACATACATGTCGGGAAATGGATCTCACATGTGGGTTGCTGAATGGGAAGGAAAGGTTGTTGGCATGGTTGGATTGGTTAATAACTGTAGTCACAAGCCAAGAGTCGCTGGGCTGCAGAGAATGTCTGTCTCAACAGTTTGTAGACGAATGGGAATCGCCAAAAAGCTGCTTGATGAACTTTGCCAACACGCGAAGGATCAACGGTTTGGTAAACTTGTCCTGACGACCACCAGTGCACAAATACCTGCAGTTAGATTATACAAGAAGTGGGGCTTCAATCTTATCGCTGTCTTTCCATACCCGCGGATGATTCTCGGTGATCTCCAGTACTTGTGCTTTGGTTTGGAATTAAAATAG